The Desulfobotulus pelophilus region TCTCCTGAAAAGCCTGTCACATAAATGCCTTCTCCGGTTTTTGCAAGGGACCGGCGGGGAAAAAATTCTCCTCCCTCTCCTGCCACAAAAAGGTCCACACAGAGGGCTTCGGCTTTGCAGATATTGCCACCAGCAATACTGCCCCCGGTTTCCGCAAGGGCCTGGCGCATGCCCTGCTGCAGGGCAAGGATATCCTCCTCTTTTTCTCCGGGGGGAAGGCCCAGATTGACAAAAAGTGCAACAGGTCTTGCAAAGGAAGCGGCAAGGTCACTGGCAGCGGCCATAACCGCTTTGTACCCCAGCTCTTCAAAGGACATCCAGTTTCTTAGGAAATGAACCCCCTCCCTCTGGGTGTCGGTGGAGATCACGGGCTTTTGCAAACAAAGCAGAAGGGCGGCATCATCTCCGGGCCCCACAGGAATGGCGGGGTCTTTTTTGTCTGCTGTCAGTTTTCGGATCAGGCTAAACTCATCCCAGTAGATGTTTCCCGCAGATTTTTTGGGTGTGGGGGCGAAGCGTTTGTGCCAGCTGTCAAAGCGTTCCAGCTGATGGTCTCCGAAACGGGCCAGCTGATTTCGTATGCTGGCAAGGGGTTTTTCCCTGCCCGCTTCCCCGGGGTTTTTGGAGAAGAATTTATCTGCATAGCAGATGATTTTTTCTTCAAGGGAGAGCGGCTGCATGTCCCGTGGGGGCAGGGGCAATTCTGCTTTCTGAATTTCTTCCTTTGAAAGGCCGGTTCCCGTGTGGCGCTCACATACCAGAGCGTGACGGGGCAGGCCCTCTTTTTTCAGTATGTCATGGCCGAGAAAGCCATGGCATATATAGGAATGTTTCCCATGGCAGCCGATATCCGATGCATGGGTGAGGCCTATCCCGATATCGTGCAGAAGGGCGGCTTCGGCAATGAAGTTGAGATCCGGCCCTTCTTCCATAACCTGCAAGGCCGCATCCAGCGCTTTGCGGGCCACCATGCGGGAGTGCTGCAGCAGAATATCCCTTGCAGGGTGGCCTTCGGGGTAATAGTGATTCAGGATTGTCAGGACCCTGGGATTCATGCCTTGCCCTTTGCATGGCTCCTGCGGAGCAGTTCCGCCTGGATGAAGCCGTCCAGAGAACCGTCCAACACGGCTTGGCTGTTGCCTGTCTCGTGGTTGGTTCTGTGATCCTTGATCATCTGGTAAGGATGGAGCACATAGGAGCGTATCTGGGATCCCCAGGCAATTTCTCCTTTGCTGTCATGCATTTCCTGCATTTTTTCATCCTGCTTCTGTTTTTCCAGTTGATACAGGCGGGACTGCAGAACCTTCATGGCCATTTCCCGGTTTCTGTGCTGGGATTTTTCCTGCTGGCAGGAAACCACAATGCCTGTGGGCAGGTGGGTGATGCGGATGGCGGAGCTGGTTTTGTTCACATGCTGACCGCCGGCACCCGAAGCCCGGAAGACGTCAACCCGCAGATCCTTATCTTCGATATCGATTTCGATTTCCTGATTCACTTCAGGGTAAACAAAAACGGAGGCAAAGGATGTCTGTCTTTTACCGTTGGCGTTAAAAGGGGAGATGCGTACCAGTCTGTGGACTCCGGATTCGGTTTTGAGATAGCCGAAGGCAAATTCTCCGCTCACGGTAAAGGTGACACCTTTAATGCCTGCCTCATCTCCGGGCTGGTAATCCACCATCTGCATGGAAAAGCCTTTGCGCTCCACCCAGCGGGTGTACATACGGAACAGCATTTCCGCCCAGTCCTGAGCCTCCGTTCCTCCGGCACCGGCATTGATGGACATGATGGCTGTGGCGGAGTCATCTTCTCCGTCCAGCATCAGCTTTAAGGAAAGATCGCCAAGGCTTTCTTCCACATCATCCATTTGCATGGCCACATCTTTAATGGTTTCTTCGTCTCCTTCTTCCACAGCCATTTCCAGAAGCATTTCCGCATCATTAATAGCGCCTTCTATTTTTTGATAGCTTTCCAGTTTTCCTGATAGGAAGGTGCGTTCCTGAAGAATGGGTCTGGCTGCTTCCGGGTTGTCCCAAAATCCTTTATGGGCGATGATGGATTCAATTTCACTCAAACGGTAGCGGAGGTGTTCGAGGTCAAAGACACCCCTTTAACTGAAGGAGTTGGGCGCGCTGATCCTTTGTGCGCTGCTTCAGTTCTGCGGACATGGTATTCTCCTTAAAAGTAAGTGAAGCCCCTTTACGTTGAGGGGAGTGTGCTTCCTGATGG contains the following coding sequences:
- the thiL gene encoding thiamine-phosphate kinase; translated protein: MNPRVLTILNHYYPEGHPARDILLQHSRMVARKALDAALQVMEEGPDLNFIAEAALLHDIGIGLTHASDIGCHGKHSYICHGFLGHDILKKEGLPRHALVCERHTGTGLSKEEIQKAELPLPPRDMQPLSLEEKIICYADKFFSKNPGEAGREKPLASIRNQLARFGDHQLERFDSWHKRFAPTPKKSAGNIYWDEFSLIRKLTADKKDPAIPVGPGDDAALLLCLQKPVISTDTQREGVHFLRNWMSFEELGYKAVMAAASDLAASFARPVALFVNLGLPPGEKEEDILALQQGMRQALAETGGSIAGGNICKAEALCVDLFVAGEGGEFFPRRSLAKTGEGIYVTGFSGDAAAGCHALLSGNRKGAAPLIRRFIKPKARFDAAGFLSDAGVCCLMDISDGLAGDALHLAKASGLTLALDPHAIPLSPDLLAYCSRYGKDPLSFALTGGEDYELLFTTEDSMAEKLRTKLSDITRIGTCLESSEGRITGLPEWADHGFSHG
- the prfB gene encoding peptide chain release factor 2 (programmed frameshift); this translates as MSAELKQRTKDQRAQLLQLRGVFDLEHLRYRLSEIESIIAHKGFWDNPEAARPILQERTFLSGKLESYQKIEGAINDAEMLLEMAVEEGDEETIKDVAMQMDDVEESLGDLSLKLMLDGEDDSATAIMSINAGAGGTEAQDWAEMLFRMYTRWVERKGFSMQMVDYQPGDEAGIKGVTFTVSGEFAFGYLKTESGVHRLVRISPFNANGKRQTSFASVFVYPEVNQEIEIDIEDKDLRVDVFRASGAGGQHVNKTSSAIRITHLPTGIVVSCQQEKSQHRNREMAMKVLQSRLYQLEKQKQDEKMQEMHDSKGEIAWGSQIRSYVLHPYQMIKDHRTNHETGNSQAVLDGSLDGFIQAELLRRSHAKGKA